The following proteins come from a genomic window of Nitrospirota bacterium:
- the xseB gene encoding exodeoxyribonuclease VII small subunit has translation MAEKKFERALARLEEIVQKLEQGDLPLEQSLKLFEEGIRLSRICNTRLEEAERKVEILLKDKAGNMVAKPFEEEE, from the coding sequence ATGGCGGAAAAAAAGTTTGAAAGAGCGCTGGCGCGGCTCGAGGAAATCGTGCAGAAGCTTGAGCAGGGAGATCTCCCGCTGGAGCAGTCGCTGAAATTGTTCGAGGAGGGTATCCGGCTTTCACGCATTTGCAACACCCGGCTGGAAGAGGCCGAGCGAAAGGTGGAGATCCTGCTCAAAGATAAGGCCGGGAATATGGTCGCGAAACCGTTTGAAGAAGAGGAATGA
- a CDS encoding DUF433 domain-containing protein: MTITIANEVIPLRADSNGVVRVGGTRVTLETVIAAFSEGATAEEIVQQYPSLNLADIYAVIGYYLRHSGEVDAYVRQRGTQADAVRKQNEARFDPYGMRGRLLTRRIQG, translated from the coding sequence ATGACCATCACAATTGCTAATGAAGTCATTCCGTTGCGCGCTGATTCAAACGGCGTTGTACGTGTCGGTGGAACGCGCGTAACATTGGAGACGGTGATAGCGGCCTTTTCTGAAGGCGCGACGGCTGAAGAGATCGTCCAGCAGTACCCATCCTTGAATCTTGCCGATATCTACGCGGTGATCGGCTACTATCTGAGACATTCGGGCGAAGTAGATGCCTATGTACGGCAGCGAGGGACCCAGGCAGATGCGGTACGAAAGCAAAACGAAGCCCGCTTTGACCCGTACGGCATGCGCGGTCGCTTGCTGACACGTCGCATTCAGGGGTAG
- the dxs gene encoding 1-deoxy-D-xylulose-5-phosphate synthase, translated as MILDKVNNVQELRTLPPAELPTLAEELRKEIISVVSQTGGHLAPSLGVVDLTIALHYAFDTPTDKIVWDVGHQAYAHKILTGRRHRFPTLRQHGGISGFPKREESPYDHFDVGHASTSISAALGMVSARDIKGEDFHVIAVIGDGSISAGLAFEGLNQAGHLKKKLIVILNDNEMSISPNVGALSSYLSRMLTGHFYTRLRRETKNFLQGIPKVGESMFNLAKKAEDSIKGLMVPGMLFEDLGFQYIGPIDGHNIDHMLETFRNIQEYTWPVLVHVITKKGKGCEFAECRPSQYHGVPPFDPATGKVTVKKQSVMSYTEVFGQTMISLAEDNEKIVAISAAMSEGTGLDKFAERFPDRFFDVGIAESHGVTFACGLAVEGMHPVAAIYSTFTQRAYDQIVHDLCLQNLPVTLALDRAGLVGEDGPSHHGVFDIAYLRHIPNIVMMAPKDENELQHMLKTAVEYNGPSAVRYPRGTGCGVPMDQELKTLEIGKAELIRNGNDVAIIAIGNMVGPSMEAAKRLEDEGISASVVNARFVKPLDETMIISVAKKTGRIVTVEEHALSGGFGSAVLECLDANSVAGIKTHRIGVPDAFIEHGAQQILRRKYGLDADGIYASVREFIEKTRLKVVAPVTQIRAMDV; from the coding sequence ATGATACTCGACAAAGTGAACAATGTTCAAGAACTGAGGACGCTTCCCCCGGCGGAATTGCCGACGCTTGCCGAGGAACTCCGGAAGGAGATCATCAGTGTGGTGTCGCAGACCGGAGGCCATCTTGCCCCGAGCCTGGGGGTTGTTGATCTGACCATCGCGCTTCATTACGCCTTTGATACACCTACGGACAAGATCGTCTGGGATGTGGGGCACCAGGCCTATGCTCACAAGATACTGACCGGCAGACGGCACCGGTTCCCGACACTGCGGCAGCACGGCGGGATCAGCGGTTTCCCCAAGCGTGAGGAAAGTCCTTACGACCATTTTGATGTGGGGCATGCCAGTACGTCCATTTCCGCCGCCCTCGGCATGGTCTCGGCACGGGACATCAAAGGAGAGGACTTCCACGTGATCGCCGTGATCGGAGACGGGTCCATCTCCGCGGGGCTGGCGTTCGAGGGATTGAACCAGGCGGGACATTTGAAAAAGAAGCTCATCGTGATCCTGAACGACAACGAGATGTCCATATCGCCGAACGTGGGGGCGCTTTCATCGTATCTCAGCAGAATGCTGACCGGGCACTTTTACACCAGGCTGCGCCGGGAGACCAAGAACTTCCTGCAGGGCATCCCCAAGGTAGGCGAGTCCATGTTCAATCTTGCGAAGAAGGCCGAGGACTCTATCAAGGGCCTGATGGTGCCGGGAATGTTGTTCGAGGACCTGGGATTCCAGTACATCGGACCCATCGACGGCCATAATATCGACCATATGCTCGAGACCTTCCGGAATATCCAGGAATACACCTGGCCGGTCCTGGTGCATGTTATTACCAAAAAGGGAAAAGGCTGCGAGTTCGCGGAGTGCAGACCGTCGCAGTATCACGGCGTGCCTCCCTTTGATCCGGCAACGGGCAAGGTTACCGTAAAAAAGCAGTCCGTCATGAGCTACACCGAGGTGTTCGGACAGACCATGATCAGTCTCGCCGAGGACAACGAAAAGATCGTCGCCATCTCGGCGGCCATGTCCGAGGGCACCGGGCTCGACAAGTTCGCCGAACGCTTTCCCGACAGGTTCTTTGACGTGGGCATTGCCGAGTCCCACGGCGTCACGTTTGCCTGCGGACTTGCCGTGGAGGGGATGCATCCGGTTGCCGCCATCTACTCCACGTTCACCCAGCGCGCCTATGACCAGATAGTGCACGACCTCTGTCTCCAGAACCTGCCGGTGACGCTCGCGCTTGACCGCGCCGGCCTCGTAGGCGAGGACGGGCCATCGCACCACGGCGTGTTTGATATCGCCTACCTGCGCCACATCCCGAACATCGTGATGATGGCCCCCAAGGACGAGAACGAGCTTCAGCATATGCTCAAGACGGCGGTGGAATACAACGGTCCTTCGGCAGTGCGCTATCCTCGCGGCACCGGTTGCGGCGTTCCCATGGACCAGGAGTTGAAGACGCTCGAGATCGGGAAGGCCGAATTGATCAGGAACGGGAACGATGTCGCCATCATCGCAATCGGCAACATGGTCGGCCCGTCGATGGAAGCCGCAAAACGGCTTGAGGACGAAGGGATCTCCGCATCAGTGGTGAACGCGCGGTTCGTGAAACCGCTCGATGAAACGATGATCATTTCCGTTGCAAAGAAGACAGGAAGGATCGTAACCGTCGAGGAGCACGCCCTCTCCGGCGGCTTTGGAAGCGCGGTGCTCGAATGCCTCGATGCAAACAGCGTTGCCGGGATCAAGACGCATCGAATCGGTGTGCCGGATGCGTTCATCGAGCACGGAGCACAGCAGATCCTCCGGCGGAAGTATGGTCTGGATGCCGATGGAATTTATGCTTCGGTCAGGGAATTTATCGAGAAGACCCGGTTGAAGGTGGTCGCGCCGGTGACTCAGATCAGGGCAATGGACGTGTAG
- a CDS encoding polyprenyl synthetase family protein: protein MDIISYLSKKKVIVDKTLEKLVPPAKMFPPSVHEAMRYSLFAGGKRVRPILAIAAAEALGARTSGLLPLAGSLELIHTYSLIHDDLPAMDNDDFRRGRPTCHKVYGEAIAILAGDGLLNMAFEVLSDTRRTKAVPANRLITTIKEISTASGVFGMVGGQVIDMESEGKEIDFPTLEYIHTHKTGALIRASVRVGAIYAKANEKRLKALTRYGELAGLAFQIADDILDITGKQEELGKDVGSDLKKGKRTFPSFFGLEGSRLRANEVADKAIHSLRDFDHKADPLRELAKYIVNRVN from the coding sequence ATGGACATAATATCATACCTTTCCAAAAAAAAAGTCATCGTTGACAAGACGCTCGAAAAGCTCGTTCCCCCTGCGAAGATGTTCCCGCCCTCGGTGCATGAGGCCATGCGCTACAGTCTCTTTGCCGGCGGCAAGCGGGTGCGGCCCATTCTGGCCATCGCGGCTGCCGAAGCGCTTGGCGCGAGGACATCCGGTCTGCTTCCCCTGGCAGGGTCGCTGGAACTCATTCATACGTACTCGCTGATCCACGATGACCTTCCCGCAATGGACAATGATGATTTCAGGCGCGGACGGCCGACCTGCCATAAGGTATATGGCGAGGCCATTGCCATCCTCGCGGGGGACGGGCTTTTGAATATGGCATTCGAAGTGCTGTCCGATACCCGCCGGACAAAAGCGGTCCCCGCGAACAGGCTCATTACCACCATCAAAGAGATCAGCACGGCGTCCGGCGTTTTCGGCATGGTGGGAGGGCAGGTGATTGACATGGAGTCCGAGGGCAAAGAGATCGATTTCCCCACGCTCGAATACATCCATACTCACAAGACCGGCGCGCTCATCCGTGCTTCAGTGCGGGTCGGCGCCATCTATGCGAAGGCAAATGAGAAACGGCTCAAGGCCCTGACCCGGTATGGTGAACTGGCCGGTCTCGCTTTTCAGATCGCTGATGATATCCTCGATATTACGGGTAAGCAGGAGGAGCTCGGCAAGGACGTCGGCAGCGACCTGAAAAAAGGCAAGAGGACCTTCCCCAGCTTTTTCGGTCTCGAAGGATCGCGCCTGAGGGCCAACGAGGTTGCGGATAAGGCCATTCATTCCCTGAGGGATTTTGACCACAAGGCGGACCCGCTAAGGGAACTGGCGAAGTATATTGTGAACAGGGTAAATTAG
- a CDS encoding DUF5615 family PIN-like protein codes for MMLLLADENLNNDIVRGLRRRKPNLDIVRVQDVGLSGADDPAVLEWAAREGRVLLTHDVCTITHYAYERVSAGKAMPGVFEVSRGIPMGSVIEDILLLAEFSLEGEWEGQVRYLPLR; via the coding sequence ATCATGCTTTTGCTCGCCGACGAAAACCTCAATAATGACATTGTACGCGGATTACGGCGTCGAAAACCCAACTTGGATATCGTGCGTGTTCAGGATGTCGGTTTGTCAGGCGCTGATGATCCGGCAGTTTTAGAGTGGGCGGCGCGCGAAGGGCGCGTATTGCTTACGCACGATGTCTGCACAATCACCCACTACGCCTATGAACGCGTCAGCGCGGGCAAGGCCATGCCGGGCGTTTTTGAGGTCAGCCGGGGAATTCCCATGGGATCAGTTATCGAGGATATTCTTTTGCTGGCGGAGTTCAGTCTCGAAGGTGAGTGGGAAGGGCAAGTGCGGTATCTCCCCTTGCGGTGA